The following are encoded together in the Lathyrus oleraceus cultivar Zhongwan6 chromosome 3, CAAS_Psat_ZW6_1.0, whole genome shotgun sequence genome:
- the LOC127127870 gene encoding F-box/kelch-repeat protein At3g23880 isoform X2, whose protein sequence is MSVEFLPEELIAQVLSYLPVKSLMQLRCVCKAWNSLLSHPKFIKLHFRQSKQNIQIICESFDFSFLPFPLNTLLNNPSTIKSTKNCFPFPSPADYFYQFIGSCNGLFCFLLKMNNLGKCIQNTWFQLWNPATNTLSNKFGHQSYPLVNQHPILRCSAFSFGYHNSTDTYKCVYFRPNKLEIFTFGGSLWKIIQLPHIVPLEHSGRVPSTRSDLSEALYLNDTINLLARDIAKQILIISLNLGTDTYCRLLPPQDFVEVSIHLPTIHVLEDSLCFSHHTQNTHFIIWKMTQFGIENSWTQFLKINYLDLDIHIDYKYFLAPLCLFENGIALVQASNNHRLQVILYHWGEKRIEKTRMQELTMWMFNQNHVESLAPTDSKLYALK, encoded by the exons ATGTCGGTGGAATTCCTCCCTGAAGAACTCATCGCACAAGTTTTATCGTACCTTCCTGTCAAATCTTTGATGCAACTTAGATGCGTCTGCAAAGCATGGAACTCCCTCCTCTCTCATCCCAAATTCATTAAACTACACTTTCGACAATCCAAACAAAACATCCAAATCATCTGCGAATCTTTTGATTTTTCTTTCTTACCCTTCCCACTCAATACTTTACTAAACAATCCTTCCACAATCAAATCCACCAAAAATTGCTTCCCATTCCCATCCCCCGCCGACTACTTCTACCAATTCATTGGTTCCTGCAATGGATTGTTCTGTTTCCTTCTTAAAATGAATAACTTAGGAAAGTGTATTCAAAATACCTGGTTTCAGTTATGGAATCCAGCCACCAACACATTATCTAACAAATTTGGTCATCAATCCTATCCTTTGGTAAATCAACATCCCATTCTCAGGTGTTCTGCCTTTTCATTCGGTTATCATAATTCAACTGATACTTATAAGTGTGTGTATTTTCGTCCCAACAAGTTGGAAATATTTACTTTTGGTGGTAGTCTTTGGAAAATTATTCAACTTCCTCATATTGTTCCTTTAGAGCATTCGGGTCGTGTTCCCTCTACTCGCAGTGATCTCAGTGAAGCTCTGTATTTGAATGACACTATTAATTTGTTGGCCCGAGATATTGCTAAACAAATTCTGATTATCTCGTTGAATCTCGGTACAGACACATATTGCAGGTTGCTTCCCCCTCAAGATTTTGTTGAAGTTTCAATTCATTTGCCAACTATTCATGTCTTGGAAGACTCTCTCTGTTTTAGTCACCACACCCAAAATACCCATTTTATTATATGGAAGATGACTCAATTTGGAATTGAAAACTCTTGGACTCAATTTCTTAAAATAAACTATCTGGATCTGGATATTCATATAGACTATAAATATTTTCTCGCCCCATTGTGTCTTTTTGAGAATGGCATCGCACTAGTACAAGCATCAAACAACCATAGATTGCAAGTGATTCTCTATCATTGGGGTgaaaaaagaatagaaaaaacTAGAATGCAGGAGTTAACTATGTGGATGTTTAACCAAAATCATGTCGAGAGCTTGGCTCCCACGGATTCAA AGCTTTATGCATTGAAATGA
- the LOC127127870 gene encoding F-box/kelch-repeat protein At3g23880 isoform X1, whose amino-acid sequence MSVEFLPEELIAQVLSYLPVKSLMQLRCVCKAWNSLLSHPKFIKLHFRQSKQNIQIICESFDFSFLPFPLNTLLNNPSTIKSTKNCFPFPSPADYFYQFIGSCNGLFCFLLKMNNLGKCIQNTWFQLWNPATNTLSNKFGHQSYPLVNQHPILRCSAFSFGYHNSTDTYKCVYFRPNKLEIFTFGGSLWKIIQLPHIVPLEHSGRVPSTRSDLSEALYLNDTINLLARDIAKQILIISLNLGTDTYCRLLPPQDFVEVSIHLPTIHVLEDSLCFSHHTQNTHFIIWKMTQFGIENSWTQFLKINYLDLDIHIDYKYFLAPLCLFENGIALVQASNNHRLQVILYHWGEKRIEKTRMQELTMWMFNQNHVESLAPTDSRSQPNFKHIRSY is encoded by the exons ATGTCGGTGGAATTCCTCCCTGAAGAACTCATCGCACAAGTTTTATCGTACCTTCCTGTCAAATCTTTGATGCAACTTAGATGCGTCTGCAAAGCATGGAACTCCCTCCTCTCTCATCCCAAATTCATTAAACTACACTTTCGACAATCCAAACAAAACATCCAAATCATCTGCGAATCTTTTGATTTTTCTTTCTTACCCTTCCCACTCAATACTTTACTAAACAATCCTTCCACAATCAAATCCACCAAAAATTGCTTCCCATTCCCATCCCCCGCCGACTACTTCTACCAATTCATTGGTTCCTGCAATGGATTGTTCTGTTTCCTTCTTAAAATGAATAACTTAGGAAAGTGTATTCAAAATACCTGGTTTCAGTTATGGAATCCAGCCACCAACACATTATCTAACAAATTTGGTCATCAATCCTATCCTTTGGTAAATCAACATCCCATTCTCAGGTGTTCTGCCTTTTCATTCGGTTATCATAATTCAACTGATACTTATAAGTGTGTGTATTTTCGTCCCAACAAGTTGGAAATATTTACTTTTGGTGGTAGTCTTTGGAAAATTATTCAACTTCCTCATATTGTTCCTTTAGAGCATTCGGGTCGTGTTCCCTCTACTCGCAGTGATCTCAGTGAAGCTCTGTATTTGAATGACACTATTAATTTGTTGGCCCGAGATATTGCTAAACAAATTCTGATTATCTCGTTGAATCTCGGTACAGACACATATTGCAGGTTGCTTCCCCCTCAAGATTTTGTTGAAGTTTCAATTCATTTGCCAACTATTCATGTCTTGGAAGACTCTCTCTGTTTTAGTCACCACACCCAAAATACCCATTTTATTATATGGAAGATGACTCAATTTGGAATTGAAAACTCTTGGACTCAATTTCTTAAAATAAACTATCTGGATCTGGATATTCATATAGACTATAAATATTTTCTCGCCCCATTGTGTCTTTTTGAGAATGGCATCGCACTAGTACAAGCATCAAACAACCATAGATTGCAAGTGATTCTCTATCATTGGGGTgaaaaaagaatagaaaaaacTAGAATGCAGGAGTTAACTATGTGGATGTTTAACCAAAATCATGTCGAGAGCTTGGCTCCCACGGATTCAA GGTCACAACCCAATTTCAAGCACATTAGAAGTTATTGA
- the LOC127127870 gene encoding F-box/kelch-repeat protein At3g23880 isoform X3, protein MSVEFLPEELIAQVLSYLPVKSLMQLRCVCKAWNSLLSHPKFIKLHFRQSKQNIQIICESFDFSFLPFPLNTLLNNPSTIKSTKNCFPFPSPADYFYQFIGSCNGLFCFLLKMNNLGKCIQNTWFQLWNPATNTLSNKFGHQSYPLVNQHPILRCSAFSFGYHNSTDTYKCVYFRPNKLEIFTFGGSLWKIIQLPHIVPLEHSGRVPSTRSDLSEALYLNDTINLLARDIAKQILIISLNLGTDTYCRLLPPQDFVEVSIHLPTIHVLEDSLCFSHHTQNTHFIIWKMTQFGIENSWTQFLKINYLDLDIHIDYKYFLAPLCLFENGIALVQASNNHRLQVILYHWGEKRIEKTRMQELTMWMFNQNHVESLAPTDSIK, encoded by the coding sequence ATGTCGGTGGAATTCCTCCCTGAAGAACTCATCGCACAAGTTTTATCGTACCTTCCTGTCAAATCTTTGATGCAACTTAGATGCGTCTGCAAAGCATGGAACTCCCTCCTCTCTCATCCCAAATTCATTAAACTACACTTTCGACAATCCAAACAAAACATCCAAATCATCTGCGAATCTTTTGATTTTTCTTTCTTACCCTTCCCACTCAATACTTTACTAAACAATCCTTCCACAATCAAATCCACCAAAAATTGCTTCCCATTCCCATCCCCCGCCGACTACTTCTACCAATTCATTGGTTCCTGCAATGGATTGTTCTGTTTCCTTCTTAAAATGAATAACTTAGGAAAGTGTATTCAAAATACCTGGTTTCAGTTATGGAATCCAGCCACCAACACATTATCTAACAAATTTGGTCATCAATCCTATCCTTTGGTAAATCAACATCCCATTCTCAGGTGTTCTGCCTTTTCATTCGGTTATCATAATTCAACTGATACTTATAAGTGTGTGTATTTTCGTCCCAACAAGTTGGAAATATTTACTTTTGGTGGTAGTCTTTGGAAAATTATTCAACTTCCTCATATTGTTCCTTTAGAGCATTCGGGTCGTGTTCCCTCTACTCGCAGTGATCTCAGTGAAGCTCTGTATTTGAATGACACTATTAATTTGTTGGCCCGAGATATTGCTAAACAAATTCTGATTATCTCGTTGAATCTCGGTACAGACACATATTGCAGGTTGCTTCCCCCTCAAGATTTTGTTGAAGTTTCAATTCATTTGCCAACTATTCATGTCTTGGAAGACTCTCTCTGTTTTAGTCACCACACCCAAAATACCCATTTTATTATATGGAAGATGACTCAATTTGGAATTGAAAACTCTTGGACTCAATTTCTTAAAATAAACTATCTGGATCTGGATATTCATATAGACTATAAATATTTTCTCGCCCCATTGTGTCTTTTTGAGAATGGCATCGCACTAGTACAAGCATCAAACAACCATAGATTGCAAGTGATTCTCTATCATTGGGGTgaaaaaagaatagaaaaaacTAGAATGCAGGAGTTAACTATGTGGATGTTTAACCAAAATCATGTCGAGAGCTTGGCTCCCACGGATTCAA